In Caballeronia insecticola, one DNA window encodes the following:
- a CDS encoding ABC transporter ATP-binding protein — protein MLTIKNLHAGYGKVKVLHGISLDVPKAKVVTLIGSNGAGKTTTMRAISGMIKATDGEITMGVGSNAKRIDSLDSHKIARLGLAHSPEGRRVFATMSVTDNLLLGAFPRLTWSRPKGDVNADLERAIELFPRLKERRNQLAGTLSGGEQQMLAMARAIMLNPDLVLLDEPSMGLAPILVEEVFRIIERLKADGVTMLLVEQFAAAALNVADYGYVLENGRVATHGPADQLRNDPSVKAAYLGASH, from the coding sequence ATGCTGACGATCAAAAATCTCCATGCCGGATACGGCAAAGTCAAAGTGCTCCACGGCATCTCGCTCGACGTGCCTAAGGCAAAGGTCGTGACGTTGATCGGCTCGAACGGAGCAGGCAAGACCACGACCATGCGCGCGATATCCGGCATGATCAAGGCGACCGACGGCGAAATCACGATGGGCGTCGGCAGCAATGCGAAGCGCATCGACTCGCTCGATTCGCACAAGATCGCGCGCCTGGGACTCGCGCATTCGCCCGAAGGACGCCGCGTCTTCGCGACGATGTCCGTCACCGACAATCTGCTGCTCGGCGCGTTTCCGCGTCTCACGTGGTCGCGTCCGAAAGGCGACGTCAACGCCGATCTCGAACGCGCGATCGAATTGTTCCCGCGCCTCAAGGAGCGCCGCAATCAACTCGCGGGCACGCTCTCCGGCGGCGAACAGCAGATGCTCGCGATGGCGCGCGCCATCATGCTCAATCCGGATCTCGTGCTGCTCGACGAGCCGTCGATGGGCCTCGCGCCTATCCTTGTCGAAGAAGTGTTCCGCATCATCGAGCGGCTGAAGGCCGACGGTGTGACCATGCTGCTGGTCGAGCAGTTCGCCGCGGCCGCGCTCAACGTCGCGGATTACGGCTATGTGCTGGAGAACGGCCGCGTCGCGACGCACGGCCCGGCCGACCAGTTGCGCAATGATCCATCGGTCAAGGCGGCGTATCTAGGCGCGAGCCACTGA
- a CDS encoding branched-chain amino acid ABC transporter ATP-binding protein/permease, whose product MKAKNWIAALVGLAALAIFPVVSGNPYYIHLVETIMIYAILLFGLDIVVGYTGQVSLGHAGLFGVGAYTAGVLFAKLGMPFFVTAPLAILVTAGFGAILALPALRVSGPYLAMVTLAFGTIIQILINEMDFLTNGPMGLKIPKPMFAGHRLDEVQYYWLVAALLVVSLIVVHRVLKSHLGRAFEALRDSPIASDCMGVSVYRYKVYAFVISAGFAGLAGCLYSYSEQYISPNTYNFELTILFLLAIIMGGRKTRTGAIIGSTVIVLLPKLLDDISNFRVVATALAVIVVAGAVLALARKTSTPQRVAVPIIGTAGLAVFSFWIDALTDWRLTIFGLMILLVVYYLQDGIVGFVRKTLNLGRVRVTKVDTEELASQTRQDDAVAAVETQGADIILDVRSVLMQFSGLKALNDVNMTVRRGTIHGLIGPNGSGKSTMMNVLTGIYVPTAGAIEYQGQSLAGRTSSKIALSGIARTFQNVQLFGEMTALENVLVGLHHTFKSNLADVGLMSGRYRREERAARERAFNMLRFVGLENAAGEEARNLPYGKQRLLEIARALALDPQLLLLDEPAAGLTAPDIRELVAIIRKVRNHGITVVLIEHHMDVVMSVCDTVSVLDFGQKIAEGKPAEIQANEKVIEAYLGGQPAEAA is encoded by the coding sequence ATGAAAGCAAAGAACTGGATTGCGGCGCTCGTCGGACTTGCCGCACTCGCGATTTTTCCGGTGGTGTCGGGCAATCCGTACTACATCCATCTCGTCGAAACCATCATGATTTATGCGATCCTGCTCTTCGGGCTCGATATCGTGGTGGGTTATACGGGGCAGGTGTCGCTCGGTCATGCGGGCCTCTTCGGCGTGGGCGCCTACACGGCGGGCGTGCTCTTCGCCAAGCTCGGCATGCCGTTCTTCGTGACCGCGCCGCTCGCGATTCTCGTCACAGCGGGCTTCGGTGCGATCCTCGCCTTGCCCGCGTTGCGCGTCTCGGGTCCATATCTCGCGATGGTGACGCTCGCGTTCGGCACGATCATCCAGATTCTCATCAACGAGATGGATTTTCTGACGAACGGTCCGATGGGCCTCAAGATTCCAAAGCCGATGTTCGCAGGCCACAGGCTCGATGAAGTGCAGTATTACTGGCTGGTCGCGGCGCTCCTTGTGGTGTCGCTGATCGTTGTGCATCGCGTGCTGAAGTCGCATCTGGGACGCGCATTCGAAGCACTGCGCGACAGCCCGATTGCGTCGGACTGCATGGGCGTGTCCGTGTATCGCTACAAGGTGTATGCGTTCGTCATCAGCGCGGGCTTCGCGGGACTCGCGGGCTGCCTCTATTCGTACTCGGAGCAGTACATCTCGCCGAACACGTATAACTTCGAGCTGACCATTCTGTTCCTGCTCGCGATCATCATGGGCGGGCGCAAGACGCGCACCGGCGCAATCATTGGTTCGACGGTCATCGTGCTCTTGCCGAAACTGCTCGACGACATCTCCAACTTTCGCGTGGTCGCAACGGCGCTGGCGGTGATCGTCGTCGCGGGTGCGGTGCTCGCGCTGGCCCGCAAAACTTCCACGCCGCAACGCGTGGCGGTGCCGATCATCGGCACGGCGGGGCTCGCTGTGTTCTCGTTCTGGATCGACGCGCTGACCGACTGGCGTCTGACTATCTTCGGGCTGATGATCCTGCTCGTCGTGTATTACTTGCAGGACGGTATCGTGGGCTTCGTGCGCAAGACGCTCAACCTCGGCCGCGTGCGCGTGACGAAGGTCGATACCGAAGAACTCGCCAGCCAGACGCGTCAGGACGATGCCGTTGCCGCAGTTGAAACGCAAGGCGCGGACATCATCCTCGATGTGCGCAGCGTGCTCATGCAGTTCAGCGGCCTCAAGGCGCTGAACGACGTGAACATGACCGTGCGGCGCGGCACGATTCACGGCCTGATCGGACCGAACGGTTCGGGCAAGAGCACGATGATGAACGTGCTGACGGGCATCTATGTGCCGACAGCAGGCGCGATCGAATATCAAGGACAGTCGCTGGCGGGACGCACGTCGTCGAAGATCGCGCTGTCGGGCATCGCGCGGACTTTTCAGAACGTGCAGTTGTTCGGCGAGATGACGGCGCTGGAGAACGTGCTCGTCGGTTTGCATCACACGTTCAAATCGAATCTCGCGGATGTCGGCTTGATGAGCGGGCGTTATCGTCGCGAAGAGCGTGCGGCGCGCGAGCGGGCGTTCAACATGTTGCGCTTCGTCGGGCTCGAAAACGCCGCGGGCGAAGAAGCGCGCAATCTGCCCTACGGCAAGCAGCGTTTGCTCGAAATCGCGCGGGCGCTGGCGCTCGATCCGCAATTGCTCTTGCTCGATGAACCCGCGGCCGGTCTGACGGCGCCGGATATCCGCGAACTCGTCGCGATCATTCGCAAGGTGCGCAATCACGGCATCACCGTTGTTTTGATCGAGCATCACATGGATGTCGTGATGAGCGTGTGCGACACCGTTTCGGTACTGGATTTCGGGCAGAAGATCGCGGAAGGGAAGCCTGCGGAGATTCAGGCGAACGAAAAGGTCATCGAGGCTTATCTTGGCGGACAGCCTGCGGAAGCAGCTTAA
- a CDS encoding branched-chain amino acid ABC transporter permease, producing MILLQLIYSGIALGMIYAVIAFGYQLTFATSGTLNFGQGDALMLGALVGLTLVSAGVNYWLMIPLVCLFGLVQGSFVERIGVRPAIKIKSEFGWIMSTIALGIIFKNVAENVWGRDDLRFPSPLPEAPLKVFGANVLPMELLVVGGALVMMLAVEFFNRKTIFGKAVVATANDRDAAALMGINTGLVITFSYALSSLTAAFAGVLIAPLTLTGATMGAVLGLKAFAVAIIGGLSSGMGIIVGGMILGIAETTTGFYISTGYKDVPGLVLLLIVLAVKPAGLFGKTAIKKV from the coding sequence ATGATCCTTCTGCAACTCATCTATAGCGGCATCGCGCTCGGCATGATCTATGCCGTGATCGCGTTCGGCTATCAACTCACGTTCGCCACATCCGGCACGCTGAACTTCGGCCAGGGCGATGCATTGATGCTCGGCGCGCTCGTCGGCTTGACGCTCGTGTCGGCGGGCGTCAACTACTGGCTGATGATTCCGCTCGTGTGCCTGTTCGGGCTCGTGCAAGGCTCATTCGTCGAGCGCATCGGCGTGCGGCCCGCCATCAAGATCAAGTCCGAGTTCGGCTGGATCATGTCGACGATCGCGCTCGGCATCATCTTCAAGAACGTCGCGGAAAACGTATGGGGCCGCGACGATCTGCGCTTCCCGTCGCCGCTGCCCGAAGCGCCGCTCAAGGTGTTCGGCGCGAACGTGCTGCCGATGGAACTGCTCGTTGTCGGCGGGGCGCTCGTCATGATGCTCGCCGTCGAGTTCTTCAACCGCAAGACGATCTTCGGCAAGGCAGTCGTGGCAACCGCCAACGATCGCGATGCGGCCGCGCTCATGGGCATCAACACGGGACTTGTCATTACGTTCTCGTATGCGCTTTCATCGTTGACCGCTGCATTTGCAGGGGTTTTGATCGCGCCGCTGACATTGACCGGTGCGACGATGGGCGCCGTGCTCGGCCTCAAGGCCTTCGCGGTGGCGATCATTGGGGGCTTGTCGAGCGGCATGGGCATCATCGTCGGCGGGATGATTCTCGGCATCGCGGAGACGACGACCGGCTTCTATATTTCCACCGGCTACAAGGATGTGCCGGGGCTCGTGCTGCTCTTGATCGTGCTCGCGGTCAAGCCCGCAGGTCTGTTCGGCAAGACGGCGATCAAGAAAGTCTGA
- a CDS encoding ABC transporter substrate-binding protein, with the protein MQMKLIAGALAFGVFSLAYAADPIKIGVDGPFTGGSSSMGVSMRDGVRLATAEINKSGGVLGRQIVLVERDDEAKNERGVQIAQELINKEKVVAVVGYINTGVALASQRFFQEAKIPVFNNVATGTVVTKQFDDQPDNYVFRNAAADRIQAPMIVEEAVTKRGFKKVAILADSTNYGQLGREDLEKALSAKGVKPVAVEKFNIKDVDMTAQLLKAKEAGAEAVLTYGIGPELAQIANGMAKLGWKVPLIGSWTLSMANYIDNAGTNGEGARMPQTFIQEANTPKRKVFIDAYLKEFKPKNDRIDSPVSAAQGYDSVYLLAAAIKQAGSTDGPKVKEALENLNTKVEGVVMVYDKPFTKTDHEAISPNVPVVGEVKNGRVVYAYDADKKGGSTLRTKQTTAAN; encoded by the coding sequence ATGCAGATGAAGCTCATCGCGGGCGCGCTTGCGTTCGGCGTTTTTTCGCTGGCCTACGCGGCCGACCCGATCAAGATCGGCGTCGATGGGCCGTTCACGGGCGGTTCGTCTTCCATGGGTGTCAGCATGCGCGACGGCGTGCGTCTCGCCACGGCGGAGATCAACAAGTCGGGCGGCGTGCTCGGACGTCAGATCGTGCTCGTCGAGCGCGATGACGAAGCCAAGAACGAGCGCGGCGTGCAGATCGCGCAAGAACTCATCAACAAGGAGAAGGTGGTCGCGGTCGTCGGCTACATCAATACCGGTGTGGCGCTTGCGTCGCAACGCTTCTTCCAGGAAGCGAAGATTCCGGTGTTCAACAACGTTGCGACCGGCACGGTGGTGACCAAGCAGTTCGACGATCAGCCCGATAACTACGTCTTCCGCAACGCGGCGGCGGACCGCATTCAGGCACCGATGATCGTCGAAGAAGCCGTGACGAAGCGCGGCTTCAAGAAGGTCGCGATTCTCGCCGACTCGACCAACTACGGCCAGCTTGGCCGCGAAGATCTGGAAAAGGCGCTGTCCGCGAAAGGCGTGAAACCGGTGGCGGTCGAGAAGTTCAACATCAAGGACGTCGATATGACGGCCCAGTTGCTCAAGGCCAAGGAAGCGGGCGCGGAAGCCGTGCTGACTTACGGCATCGGGCCGGAACTCGCGCAGATCGCCAACGGCATGGCCAAGCTCGGCTGGAAGGTGCCGCTGATCGGCAGCTGGACGCTGTCGATGGCGAACTACATCGACAACGCAGGCACCAACGGCGAAGGCGCGCGCATGCCGCAGACCTTCATTCAGGAAGCGAATACGCCGAAGCGCAAGGTCTTTATCGATGCGTATCTGAAGGAGTTCAAGCCGAAGAACGACCGCATCGATTCGCCGGTGTCGGCGGCGCAAGGTTATGACTCGGTCTATCTGCTCGCGGCGGCCATCAAGCAGGCCGGCTCGACCGACGGCCCGAAGGTCAAGGAAGCGCTCGAGAATCTCAACACGAAGGTGGAAGGCGTGGTGATGGTCTACGACAAGCCGTTCACGAAGACCGATCACGAAGCGATCAGCCCGAACGTGCCGGTGGTCGGCGAAGTGAAGAACGGCCGTGTCGTGTACGCCTACGACGCCGACAAGAAGGGCGGCAGTACGCTGCGCACCAAGCAGACGACCGCTGCGAACTAA